One stretch of Sphingomonas sp. HF-S4 DNA includes these proteins:
- a CDS encoding cytochrome P450, producing the protein MSALTSRDVLRPGPKGFKAVVQRLVFALMPSFFTFLRRWKPVMKLGNNYLTSRYDDVREVFATDPAFGVVYKPHLDVIMGGQPFFLGMGDTPQYRHDTDAMRKVVRPDDLPVLAARTQAQAAEIVAGANGKIDVVDTLVRRVTFTMLGEYLGVPEPKDGDLRVWATRLFEFQFADQGNDPALRAEVDEIAPALRAHIQSEIERRRADPGPDDVLSRCLALQKAGDPAYSDDFIRTSLMGFIVGGPPQPPMVVPQAMEQLLRRPPALAAAQAAARADDDDRLRAYVMEAMRFDPLAPGLPRVALTDWTLGTGTSHASTIPAGAQVLAAFASAMMDPRRVANPRVFDPNRPASDYMHFGFGLHECFGRHINHATLHLMLKPLLAQPNLRRAPGKAGKLVKNGPFAERLVVAYG; encoded by the coding sequence ATGAGCGCGCTTACTTCGCGCGACGTGCTGCGGCCGGGGCCCAAGGGGTTCAAGGCGGTAGTGCAGCGGCTGGTGTTCGCGCTGATGCCGAGCTTCTTCACCTTCCTGCGGCGCTGGAAGCCGGTGATGAAGCTGGGCAACAACTATCTCACTTCGCGCTACGACGATGTACGCGAAGTGTTCGCCACCGATCCCGCGTTCGGCGTGGTCTACAAGCCGCATCTCGACGTCATCATGGGCGGCCAGCCCTTCTTCCTCGGCATGGGCGACACGCCGCAATATCGCCACGACACCGATGCGATGCGCAAGGTGGTGCGGCCCGACGACCTGCCGGTGCTCGCCGCGCGGACGCAAGCGCAGGCGGCCGAGATCGTCGCGGGCGCCAACGGCAAGATCGACGTGGTCGACACGCTGGTGCGGCGGGTGACCTTCACGATGCTGGGCGAGTATCTCGGCGTGCCCGAGCCGAAGGACGGCGACCTGCGGGTCTGGGCGACGCGGCTGTTCGAGTTTCAGTTCGCCGACCAGGGCAACGATCCGGCGCTGCGCGCCGAAGTCGACGAGATCGCCCCGGCATTGCGCGCGCATATCCAGAGCGAGATCGAGCGGCGGCGCGCCGATCCGGGCCCGGACGACGTGCTGTCGCGCTGCCTCGCGCTGCAGAAAGCGGGCGATCCGGCGTATAGCGACGATTTCATCCGCACCTCACTGATGGGGTTCATCGTCGGCGGGCCCCCGCAGCCACCGATGGTGGTGCCGCAGGCGATGGAGCAGTTGCTTCGCCGGCCCCCGGCGCTGGCCGCGGCGCAGGCTGCGGCGCGGGCGGACGACGACGATCGGCTGCGCGCCTATGTGATGGAGGCGATGCGCTTCGACCCGCTCGCGCCCGGGCTGCCGCGAGTGGCATTGACCGACTGGACGCTCGGCACGGGGACGTCGCACGCATCGACGATCCCGGCGGGTGCGCAAGTGCTCGCGGCGTTCGCCTCGGCGATGATGGATCCGCGCCGCGTCGCCAATCCGCGGGTGTTCGATCCGAACCGCCCGGCGAGCGACTATATGCATTTCGGCTTCGGGCTGCACGAATGCTTCGGGCGGCACATCAACCATGCGACGCTGCACCTGATGCTCAAGCCGCTGCTTGCGCAGCCCAACCTTCGGCGCGCGCCGGGGAAGGCAGGGAAGCTCGTCAAGAACGGCCCGTTCGCCGAGCGGCTGGTGGTCGCGTACGGCTAG